The nucleotide sequence GCGGGATTTAGTTCAACACAGTACATATTGCAGGGCGGGTTTAGTGGTACGCCAACTGCGGATTCTCGCATCGCAGTTCCGTGTCCTTCGGACAGGAACGCTCTCCGAAATCCGCCCCGACAACATGTACCAACCGTTAGCGGTCATTCCCCATTTTTCCGCAAGAAAATAATTTCTTCGGCTAACGGTTGGACACAGAAAAAGGGTAATTTTGGGCGACAAAGACTGACTGATTAAATATTTGATTTTTAACACTTTGAAAAAACGTTAGTCAGAATGCTAAAACAACACCCAAAACGGTAGATTAACAAACAAAAAATATGGAACACACAGAGCATAATCATACTGAAAGCACCCACACACATGACCACCATACCGAACACGGTGGCTCTGGACACGACAAACACGCAGGACATAATATTGCCGATTTTTGGAAGCGATTTGTAATCTGTTCGATTGTATCCATTCCTGTGCTTGCATTATCGCACATGATACAACAGTGGTTAGGATTTGAATTCACATTTGTAGGCGACAAATATGTATTAGCAACTCTTTCCACTTTCGTTTTTGTTTATGGTGGTTATCCCTTTCTGAAAGGTTTATATGACGAAGTAAAAGATAAAGCCATCGGTATGATGACACTGATTGGCGTAGCAATTACGGTTGCATGGGCATACAGTGTAGCTATTACTTTCGGTTTGCAGGGTATGGACTTCTATTGGGAAATGGCAACTCTGATAGACATCATGCTCATTGGTCATTATTTTGAAATGAAATCAGTAATGGGTGCTTCCCGTTCATTGGAATTACTTGTAAAAATGATGCCTTCAACTGCACATCATTTGGTCAACGGACAAATACACGATATGCCAGTAAGTCATTTAAAAATTGGTGACCTTGTATTGATAAAGCCAGGTGAAAAAGTTCCTGTTGATGGAATTGTAATAGAGGGCGAAAGTTATGTGGACGAAAGTATGCTCACAGGCGAAAGCAAACCTGTAAAAAAAGAAAAGGACAGTAAAGTAATTGGCGGAGCAGTAAACAGCAATGGTTCACTCACCATAGAAGTTAAAAGCACGGGTAAAGACAGCTATCTAAACAAAGTGGTGAAACTGGTTGAGGATGCACAAAAGATAAAATCCAAAACTCAAAACTTTGCCGACCGTGCCGCAAAGGTTTTGACATTTGTTGCTTTAGGTGGTGGTGTAATAACGTTAGTTGTTTGGCTACTATTAGATTTTCCATTTGTGTTTGCTTTGGAGAGAATGGTAACAGTAATGGTTATTTCCTGTCCTCATGCGTTAGGTTTGGCTGTGCCTTTAGTTGTGGCTATTTCAACTTCAATCGCTGCACAAAAAGGTTTACTCATTCGCAACAGAACAGCTTTTGAAAATGCTCGATTGATTACAACTATCATTTTTGACAAAACCGGAACACTAACCAAAGGTTCTCATGAATTGCAAGAAGTAAAAGTGTTGAATACAAAATATGATGACAAAGAATTACTCCGTCTGGCATCAGGCATAGAACAACATTCTGAACATTATATCGCTGCGGGTTTATTGCGAAAAGTAAAGGAATTGAAAATTGAAATTCCAAAATCAGAAAAGTTCAATTACCTGCCCGGTATAGGATTGGAAGGAAATGTGGAGGGAAAAGAAATAAAGGTAGTAGGTCCGAATTATTTGAAAGAACAAAACATCAAAATAACAGACACAATCGATAATTTCACAGGCACGGTTGTTTACATTTTGATAAACAAAGACGTTGCTGGATATTTTACCTTCTCTGACCAAATAAGAGAAAGCTCTTTTGAAGCCATTCAAATTCTTAAAGAAGCAGGAATTAAAAACTTACTGCTCACAGGCGACAATGAAAAAGTGGCAAAGAAGGTGAGCGATGATTTGAAAATGGACGGCTATTTAGCCAATCTATTACCGCATGACAAATTAGAAAAAGTAAAAGAATTACAAACCAAAGGCGAATATGTTGCCATGACAGGCGATGGCGTGAATGATGCGCCTGCATTGGCACAAGCAGATGTGGGAATTGCAGTTGGTTCAGGCACTGATGTAGCAGCCGAAACAGCAGATATAATTTTGGTAAACTCAGACCCGAAAGATATCGCCAACCTGATATTATTTGGTAAAGCTACCTACAACAAAATGATACAAAACTTATGGTGGGCTGCGGGCTATAACATTCTTGCTATTCCATTGGCAGCAGGTGTATTATACAAATGGGATATTATGCTCAGTCCGGCTATTGGTGCAGTGCTGATGAGTTTAAGCACAATTGTGGTTGCGATAAATGCACAACTTTTAAAAAGAAAAATTTCATAAA is from Bacteroidota bacterium and encodes:
- the cadA gene encoding cadmium-translocating P-type ATPase, coding for MEHTEHNHTESTHTHDHHTEHGGSGHDKHAGHNIADFWKRFVICSIVSIPVLALSHMIQQWLGFEFTFVGDKYVLATLSTFVFVYGGYPFLKGLYDEVKDKAIGMMTLIGVAITVAWAYSVAITFGLQGMDFYWEMATLIDIMLIGHYFEMKSVMGASRSLELLVKMMPSTAHHLVNGQIHDMPVSHLKIGDLVLIKPGEKVPVDGIVIEGESYVDESMLTGESKPVKKEKDSKVIGGAVNSNGSLTIEVKSTGKDSYLNKVVKLVEDAQKIKSKTQNFADRAAKVLTFVALGGGVITLVVWLLLDFPFVFALERMVTVMVISCPHALGLAVPLVVAISTSIAAQKGLLIRNRTAFENARLITTIIFDKTGTLTKGSHELQEVKVLNTKYDDKELLRLASGIEQHSEHYIAAGLLRKVKELKIEIPKSEKFNYLPGIGLEGNVEGKEIKVVGPNYLKEQNIKITDTIDNFTGTVVYILINKDVAGYFTFSDQIRESSFEAIQILKEAGIKNLLLTGDNEKVAKKVSDDLKMDGYLANLLPHDKLEKVKELQTKGEYVAMTGDGVNDAPALAQADVGIAVGSGTDVAAETADIILVNSDPKDIANLILFGKATYNKMIQNLWWAAGYNILAIPLAAGVLYKWDIMLSPAIGAVLMSLSTIVVAINAQLLKRKIS